In a single window of the Aridibaculum aurantiacum genome:
- a CDS encoding AI-2E family transporter, which translates to MQTSLLQQINRLLLGILLFFSLLYLGRPFLIPVSIGLLFSILLLPVASKLEEKAFSRTAAAGTCIIGLVIIIFALSFFLTNQVIGFINDLPAIKGNLENKLDSIQDYIDDKLDMPREEQARKMDVQVSNLFQRMGNMLTTMLYSTGTLLMDFFIIALYAFFFISYRRRFKNFILKLISKKQEGKADEIFEKVANVANSYIVGVSLVVLILAACNTIALSLIGIRQALFFGVLAGLLNIIPFIGSLVGSAIPVLVLLLTRDSYSAALTAAIYFLGIQLVESYFLTPNITGNKVKLNPMATIMALMLGALVWGVAGMILFIPYLGVLKVLFDNVESLKPFGAIIGNEQDIKERRN; encoded by the coding sequence ATGCAAACAAGTCTGCTGCAACAAATCAACCGTTTACTGTTAGGCATCTTGCTTTTCTTTAGCTTGCTTTATCTTGGAAGGCCTTTTTTGATTCCTGTTTCTATTGGTCTACTATTCTCCATTCTACTATTGCCTGTTGCTTCTAAACTAGAAGAAAAAGCTTTTAGCAGGACTGCCGCAGCAGGTACATGTATCATAGGTTTGGTGATTATTATTTTTGCTTTATCATTCTTTCTCACCAATCAGGTAATAGGTTTCATTAATGATCTGCCTGCTATAAAAGGCAACCTCGAAAATAAGCTTGATAGTATACAGGATTATATAGATGATAAGCTGGACATGCCACGGGAAGAGCAGGCTAGAAAGATGGATGTACAAGTATCTAACCTTTTTCAACGAATGGGAAATATGCTTACCACCATGTTGTACAGCACAGGCACGCTGTTAATGGATTTCTTCATCATTGCCTTGTATGCCTTCTTCTTTATAAGCTATAGGAGACGCTTCAAGAACTTTATTCTGAAACTTATATCAAAGAAGCAGGAAGGAAAGGCTGATGAGATTTTTGAAAAAGTAGCGAACGTTGCTAACTCTTATATTGTTGGTGTATCGCTGGTGGTGCTCATACTTGCTGCTTGTAATACTATCGCACTATCACTTATTGGCATCAGGCAGGCTTTATTCTTTGGCGTGCTTGCAGGGTTGCTGAATATTATCCCATTCATTGGTTCGTTGGTAGGCAGCGCTATTCCTGTTTTGGTACTGTTGTTAACCCGAGATTCTTATTCAGCAGCGCTTACTGCGGCTATATATTTCCTCGGAATCCAGTTGGTGGAAAGTTATTTTCTTACACCCAATATAACAGGTAATAAAGTAAAACTAAATCCCATGGCTACCATTATGGCGCTTATGCTTGGTGCTTTGGTTTGGGGTGTTGCCGGGATGATATTGTTCATTCCGTACCTGGGTGTGCTAAAGGTTTTATTCGATAATGTAGAGTCGCTAAAACCCTTTGGCGCCATCATTGGAAATGAACAGGATATCAAAGAAAGGAGAAATTAG
- a CDS encoding pyruvate carboxylase: protein MPIRKLLVANRGEIAIRVLRAATELLIKTVAIYTYEDRYSLHRYKADESYQVGKNDDPLKPYLDIEEIIRVAKREQVDAIHPGYGFLSENAVFARRCREEGIIFVGPTPEVMEQLGDKIAAKKVAKAANVPLIEDCEVDSSTPGEAITEAEKIGFPVIIKAAAGGGGRGMRVVRSAEELVKNITEAGNEARVAFGNATVFLEKFIEEPKHIEVQVMGDNHGNLVHIFERDCSVQRRFQKVVEVAPATSLKEITKQKLYDYAIRICKQVNYNNVGTVEFLVDREENIFFIEVNPRIQVEHTVTEEITGIDIVKNQLLIAQGHKLTDPEINIQSQAQITYSGVAIQCRVTTEDPSNGFKPDYGTIIAYRNAGGPGIRLDEGSSYPGVSISPFFDSLLVKVTASGRNLAESCERLVRTLREFRIRGVNTNIAFLENVLQNQIFQNGAATVGFIDAHPELFHLVPRQDRGTKALKYIAEVIVNGNPDVNKVDPSVTFRTPVVPDIDHSKNIEGSKERLIRLGREGFVEWLKNEKAIQYTDTTFRDAHQSLLATRVRSIDMLKVAEAVSKNHPELFSLEMWGGATFDVALRFLHENPWQRLRMLRERIPNILFQMLIRGSNAVGYTAYPDNLVETFIEKSWEEGIDIFRIFDSLNWLEGMKVSINAVKERTGGLAVACICYTGDFLDKERNHKFNLQYYLDLARQLEDAGTHILGIKDMAGLLKPMQAQVLVQELKKVVDIPIHLHTHDTSSIQPATYLKAIEAGVDVIDVALASMSGLTSQPNFNSIVAMMKGHEREQPMDLQKLNKLSTYWEDVREIYYPFESELKAGTAEVFDHEIPGGQYSNLRPQARSLGLEDKFELVKKNYEVVNRMFGDIVKVTPSSKVVGDMALFMTANGYTEEDVYEKGEGMSFPDSVIGLIKGDLGQTEGGFPTKLSQIILKNEKPYTDRPNAHLKPIDFEAAMQQFQQQFGQQYTFLDLLSYLFYPKVFREYHDHLNKFGDLDYLPTDVFFFGLKPNQETLIELSPGKSILVRMLYTSATDENGVKQVFFKLNGQTRSIEVRDNSFTVTKQTNKKVSSEKEIGAPLQGRLSGIMIKPGDQVEKNLALFTIEAMKMESTIVASKTGKVKNVVLQEGVLVEQDDVVIELE from the coding sequence ATGCCAATTCGGAAATTGCTTGTCGCAAACCGTGGTGAAATTGCTATACGTGTACTTCGCGCCGCCACGGAACTACTTATCAAAACAGTTGCTATTTACACCTACGAAGACCGCTACTCATTGCATAGGTACAAAGCTGATGAATCGTACCAGGTAGGTAAAAACGATGATCCACTGAAGCCTTATCTTGACATTGAAGAGATCATTCGTGTGGCCAAGCGAGAGCAGGTAGATGCCATTCATCCTGGGTATGGATTTCTTAGTGAAAATGCAGTTTTCGCCCGCCGGTGCAGGGAAGAAGGGATAATTTTTGTTGGCCCTACACCTGAGGTAATGGAACAGCTCGGTGATAAAATTGCCGCTAAAAAAGTAGCTAAGGCTGCAAATGTGCCCCTTATAGAAGATTGCGAAGTAGATTCATCAACGCCTGGCGAGGCAATAACCGAAGCAGAAAAAATTGGTTTTCCTGTGATTATCAAAGCAGCTGCGGGTGGCGGTGGAAGGGGTATGCGTGTAGTTCGTTCTGCAGAAGAGCTGGTGAAGAACATAACAGAAGCAGGCAATGAAGCACGTGTTGCTTTTGGCAATGCTACAGTATTTCTTGAAAAGTTTATCGAAGAGCCCAAGCATATAGAAGTGCAGGTAATGGGCGACAACCATGGCAATCTTGTTCACATATTTGAACGGGATTGTTCTGTACAGCGGCGCTTCCAAAAAGTTGTGGAAGTGGCACCAGCTACTTCATTGAAAGAGATAACGAAACAGAAGCTGTATGATTATGCTATCCGCATTTGCAAGCAGGTAAATTATAATAATGTTGGTACGGTTGAATTCCTGGTTGACAGGGAAGAGAATATCTTCTTTATAGAAGTGAATCCGCGCATACAAGTGGAGCATACGGTAACGGAAGAAATAACTGGAATTGATATTGTAAAGAACCAACTGCTAATAGCGCAAGGACACAAGCTTACTGATCCGGAAATCAATATACAGTCGCAGGCGCAGATCACTTACTCTGGTGTGGCCATACAATGTAGAGTTACAACAGAAGATCCTTCCAATGGTTTCAAACCTGACTACGGTACCATCATCGCGTACCGCAATGCCGGCGGACCCGGGATACGATTGGATGAAGGAAGTTCTTACCCCGGTGTAAGCATTTCACCTTTCTTTGATTCTTTATTGGTGAAAGTAACAGCATCGGGACGCAACCTTGCAGAGAGTTGCGAAAGACTGGTGAGGACTTTACGCGAGTTCAGGATTCGCGGCGTCAATACCAATATTGCATTTCTTGAGAATGTATTGCAGAACCAGATATTTCAAAATGGAGCCGCTACAGTAGGTTTCATTGATGCACATCCTGAACTATTTCACCTGGTGCCTCGCCAGGACCGGGGTACCAAGGCTTTAAAATACATAGCAGAAGTGATTGTAAATGGCAATCCTGATGTAAACAAAGTAGACCCCTCAGTTACTTTCAGAACACCTGTTGTGCCTGATATTGATCATTCTAAAAATATAGAAGGAAGTAAGGAACGGCTAATAAGACTTGGCAGAGAAGGTTTTGTTGAATGGCTAAAAAACGAGAAGGCAATTCAATATACTGATACCACTTTCAGAGATGCACACCAATCGTTGCTGGCTACGAGGGTGAGAAGCATCGACATGCTCAAAGTAGCAGAAGCCGTTTCTAAAAATCATCCTGAACTGTTCTCGCTGGAGATGTGGGGTGGGGCAACGTTTGATGTAGCATTGCGCTTTTTACACGAAAACCCATGGCAGCGCCTGCGCATGTTAAGGGAACGCATACCCAACATCCTTTTCCAGATGTTGATTCGCGGTTCCAACGCGGTTGGTTATACAGCCTATCCTGATAATCTTGTTGAAACCTTTATCGAGAAATCATGGGAGGAGGGTATTGACATCTTCAGGATATTCGATTCGCTCAACTGGCTGGAAGGAATGAAGGTGAGCATCAATGCAGTGAAAGAAAGAACAGGTGGACTTGCAGTAGCTTGCATCTGCTATACCGGCGACTTCCTTGATAAAGAACGAAACCACAAGTTCAACCTGCAATACTATCTTGATCTTGCACGGCAACTGGAAGATGCAGGTACACATATTTTAGGAATCAAAGATATGGCTGGCTTGCTGAAGCCTATGCAGGCGCAGGTACTGGTACAAGAGCTGAAAAAAGTAGTAGACATCCCTATCCATCTTCATACGCACGATACATCTTCAATACAGCCTGCTACCTATTTAAAAGCCATTGAAGCTGGTGTAGATGTGATAGATGTTGCATTGGCTTCTATGTCAGGACTTACGTCACAACCTAATTTCAATTCCATCGTCGCGATGATGAAAGGGCATGAAAGGGAGCAACCGATGGATCTTCAAAAGCTGAATAAGCTGTCGACATATTGGGAAGATGTGAGAGAGATATATTACCCATTTGAATCAGAACTCAAAGCCGGTACTGCCGAGGTATTTGATCATGAGATCCCGGGAGGACAATACAGTAACCTTCGGCCGCAGGCGCGTAGTCTTGGGCTGGAAGACAAGTTTGAACTGGTGAAGAAGAACTATGAAGTAGTGAATAGGATGTTCGGTGATATTGTTAAGGTAACACCATCATCTAAAGTAGTGGGTGACATGGCTTTATTCATGACAGCCAATGGTTATACAGAAGAAGATGTATATGAAAAAGGAGAAGGGATGTCTTTCCCCGACTCTGTCATAGGTTTAATCAAAGGTGACCTTGGACAAACAGAAGGGGGCTTCCCGACCAAGCTTTCGCAGATCATTTTAAAAAATGAAAAGCCTTATACTGACAGGCCAAACGCGCATTTAAAGCCTATAGATTTTGAGGCAGCAATGCAACAATTTCAACAGCAGTTTGGGCAGCAGTACACCTTCTTAGACCTGTTGTCATACCTGTTCTATCCAAAGGTCTTCAGAGAATATCATGACCATTTAAACAAGTTTGGAGATCTTGATTACCTGCCTACAGATGTTTTCTTCTTTGGACTGAAGCCAAACCAGGAAACGCTTATTGAGCTTTCTCCGGGTAAAAGCATACTGGTGCGAATGCTATATACAAGTGCAACAGACGAAAACGGTGTGAAGCAGGTTTTCTTTAAACTAAATGGGCAAACGCGTTCAATTGAAGTGCGTGATAATAGCTTCACTGTAACGAAGCAGACAAATAAAAAAGTTAGTTCAGAGAAAGAGATCGGTGCGCCTTTACAAGGTCGACTTTCAGGAATTATGATAAAGCCGGGCGACCAGGTGGAGAAAAACCTCGCGCTATTCACCATTGAAGCAATGAAGATGGAGTCTACCATAGTAGCCTCTAAAACAGGTAAGGTGAAAAATGTAGTGCTGCAGGAAGGTGTGCTGGTAGAGCAGGATGATGTGGTGATAGAACTTGAATAG
- a CDS encoding family 43 glycosylhydrolase — MDIKEGEHNLSSPAGLPAGFDVLIKTLSPQGYHFTITAKDSDAAISTFSYNLTSTDHQSYLDLFEKLSKLFGLRMPQNRRPVIQPTSTAPYRVVLTDNLHPGMLYGYGDPAILKVDEHGETYYYLAVTSNDAPNAFPILRSADLVNWSFVDYVFPKGRTPEWASTGENNSDYWAPEIHKIGDEYRIYFVAREKHTSELCIGMASAPSPAGPFVPADKPMLTNNVIDPHVFVTAGNDAYLYWKEDNNDVWPAKMLDLLYQHPQLVSELIAVEEDKRTASLIITLWLWAKKLPPMERFQAIQIFIEIIIADYTSYYQQLLQMQKQQPGLNELIAPVVHFMKTPMYAQQLSPDGQQLVGEKVKVLENDLDWEAHLIEGMWVTEQDNKYYFFYAGNDFSTDKYGIGVAVADHPLGPYQKMQAPFLQSTKDWWAPGHPSVTTSPAGKPLLVLHAYHPGKAGYKQLRVLLMVQLQFSAGEVKAIEPML; from the coding sequence ATGGATATTAAGGAAGGAGAACATAATCTTTCATCGCCTGCAGGACTACCTGCAGGCTTTGATGTTTTAATAAAGACGTTGTCGCCACAAGGCTATCATTTCACAATAACAGCTAAAGACAGCGATGCAGCGATCTCAACTTTTTCATACAATCTTACATCTACAGATCACCAGTCTTATCTCGATCTTTTCGAAAAACTATCGAAGCTTTTTGGGCTGCGAATGCCGCAAAACCGGCGGCCGGTAATACAACCCACTTCTACAGCGCCTTACCGGGTGGTGCTAACAGATAACCTGCATCCAGGCATGTTGTATGGCTATGGTGATCCGGCAATTTTGAAAGTAGATGAACATGGAGAAACTTATTACTACCTGGCAGTTACTTCCAATGATGCACCCAATGCCTTCCCAATTCTTCGTTCTGCCGACCTGGTAAACTGGTCATTTGTAGATTATGTTTTTCCAAAAGGCAGAACGCCTGAATGGGCCAGCACCGGTGAAAACAATAGCGACTATTGGGCGCCTGAGATACACAAGATAGGAGATGAGTACAGGATATATTTTGTAGCACGCGAAAAACACACAAGCGAGTTGTGCATTGGAATGGCAAGCGCTCCTTCGCCAGCAGGGCCTTTTGTGCCGGCAGACAAACCTATGCTTACCAATAATGTAATAGATCCGCATGTTTTTGTAACTGCTGGTAATGATGCTTACCTGTACTGGAAGGAGGACAACAACGATGTATGGCCTGCAAAAATGCTGGATCTTCTTTACCAACATCCACAACTGGTAAGCGAATTAATAGCTGTTGAAGAAGACAAACGAACTGCTTCATTGATCATTACCTTATGGCTTTGGGCAAAGAAGCTACCACCAATGGAGCGGTTCCAGGCCATTCAAATCTTCATAGAGATCATCATAGCAGATTATACCTCTTACTACCAGCAACTGTTGCAAATGCAAAAGCAGCAGCCAGGTTTAAATGAACTGATAGCACCTGTAGTTCACTTCATGAAGACTCCGATGTATGCACAACAACTATCACCTGATGGGCAACAACTGGTGGGCGAAAAGGTAAAGGTGTTGGAAAATGACCTGGATTGGGAGGCTCACCTGATAGAAGGAATGTGGGTGACAGAACAGGATAATAAATACTATTTCTTTTATGCTGGTAACGACTTTTCAACTGATAAATATGGAATTGGCGTTGCTGTAGCCGATCACCCGCTAGGGCCATACCAAAAGATGCAAGCACCTTTCTTACAATCAACAAAGGATTGGTGGGCACCGGGGCATCCTTCGGTTACTACCTCGCCTGCGGGTAAGCCACTGCTGGTACTGCATGCCTACCATCCCGGCAAAGCAGGGTATAAACAGCTGCGTGTTTTGCTCATGGTGCAATTGCAATTTTCAGCCGGAGAAGTAAAAGCAATAGAACCTATGCTGTAA
- a CDS encoding endonuclease MutS2 gives MKLFPESAAVQLEFDKVKDLLVEHCKSEYGKSKAASLRIHTRKDFLERELNQSNEYMLIAGAGQHFPNDYVLNIQKDLKLLGIPGAVLVGDQFMSIRKLALSLQSIFRWFDNERRLAYPALTHVIEDTYYEKNILEWIDLVLDELGNVKDNASEELQRIRMALFRKRNELRRVFEKVIARLAKQGYTADIDESFSNGRRVVAVFSEYKRQVKGILHGESDTRKTAYIEPEETTELNNDIFSLENEERKEVQRIFRKLTADLSVYAHLLQGYHTIIGEYDFIRAKALLALDMNAAMPTLMDKAHIELINAYHPLLYLYNKAANKPTIPVTITLNDKNRILVISGPNAGGKTVTLKTVGLLQIMMQSGLLVPVGGLSQMGIFKQLMIHIGDTQSLEFELSTYSSHLKNMRHFMEVANGKTLFFIDELGSGSDPNLGGAFAEVIMEELAHKHSFGIVTTHYLNLKVMANKVPGIINGAMAFDEINLLPMYRLIVGKPGSSYTFSIAERIGLPKHLINKARKLVDEEHFTLDKLLNRTEQDLRELEQKEKELHKLIRENEKLKKEMTQVMDKERHRQQVEILKQQNQLTDEKLANLKDLERKIRQILIDWRKAEDKAEIIKQMHNLLFKKKEQVVVNKLAKKVEGKYKEVKGEIVVGAKVKLKKNYQVGEVKEIRGKRAVVQVGMLPMSVEMNDLVLVEEKAAE, from the coding sequence ATGAAATTATTCCCGGAATCGGCAGCAGTACAGTTAGAGTTTGACAAGGTAAAAGACCTGCTGGTAGAGCATTGTAAAAGTGAATATGGTAAGAGTAAGGCAGCATCATTACGCATCCATACACGCAAAGATTTTTTAGAAAGAGAACTTAACCAGTCAAACGAATACATGTTAATAGCTGGAGCCGGCCAGCATTTTCCCAATGATTATGTACTAAACATCCAGAAAGACCTGAAGCTTCTTGGTATACCAGGCGCCGTACTGGTAGGCGATCAGTTCATGAGCATCAGGAAACTGGCACTTAGCCTGCAATCTATTTTCCGATGGTTTGATAACGAACGGCGTTTAGCTTATCCTGCACTTACTCATGTGATAGAAGACACCTATTACGAAAAGAATATTCTTGAGTGGATAGACCTGGTACTGGATGAACTGGGCAATGTAAAGGATAATGCAAGTGAAGAATTGCAGCGCATCCGGATGGCTCTTTTCCGCAAAAGAAATGAACTGAGACGGGTGTTTGAAAAAGTGATCGCACGACTGGCTAAGCAAGGTTATACTGCTGATATAGATGAAAGCTTTAGCAACGGCAGGCGAGTGGTTGCCGTTTTTTCTGAATACAAGCGCCAGGTAAAAGGTATCCTTCACGGAGAAAGTGATACGCGCAAAACGGCATATATAGAACCGGAAGAAACCACTGAATTAAACAACGACATCTTTAGCCTGGAGAACGAAGAGCGGAAAGAGGTGCAAAGGATCTTTAGAAAACTTACCGCCGACCTTTCTGTTTATGCACACTTGCTACAGGGTTATCACACCATCATTGGAGAATATGATTTTATAAGAGCAAAAGCTCTGCTGGCGCTGGATATGAACGCCGCAATGCCAACGCTTATGGATAAGGCTCATATTGAACTCATCAATGCCTACCACCCGCTGTTGTACCTGTACAACAAAGCTGCTAATAAACCTACCATTCCAGTTACCATTACATTGAATGACAAGAACAGGATACTGGTAATAAGCGGGCCGAATGCCGGGGGTAAAACTGTTACTTTAAAAACTGTTGGGCTGTTGCAGATCATGATGCAAAGCGGCTTGCTGGTTCCTGTTGGTGGTCTGTCGCAGATGGGGATTTTCAAACAGCTGATGATACATATTGGCGATACCCAAAGCCTGGAGTTTGAACTGAGTACCTATAGCAGTCACCTGAAAAACATGCGTCACTTTATGGAAGTGGCAAATGGTAAAACACTATTTTTTATAGACGAATTGGGTAGCGGTAGTGACCCTAATTTAGGTGGTGCTTTTGCTGAAGTTATCATGGAAGAACTGGCGCACAAACATTCTTTTGGAATTGTTACTACACACTACCTCAACCTGAAGGTGATGGCCAATAAAGTTCCCGGTATCATCAATGGAGCTATGGCCTTTGACGAGATCAACCTGCTGCCGATGTACCGGCTCATCGTAGGTAAACCAGGTAGTTCCTATACATTTTCGATAGCGGAAAGAATAGGCTTACCAAAGCACCTGATAAACAAAGCACGTAAACTGGTAGATGAAGAGCATTTTACTTTAGATAAATTACTGAACCGCACTGAGCAGGACCTTCGTGAACTGGAGCAGAAAGAGAAGGAGCTTCATAAACTTATTCGCGAAAATGAAAAGCTGAAAAAAGAGATGACGCAGGTAATGGATAAAGAGCGTCATCGCCAGCAGGTAGAAATTTTAAAACAACAAAACCAGCTGACAGATGAAAAGCTGGCAAACCTGAAAGACCTGGAAAGAAAGATCAGGCAAATACTGATTGACTGGCGTAAAGCCGAAGACAAGGCAGAAATCATCAAGCAGATGCACAACTTGTTGTTTAAAAAGAAAGAGCAGGTAGTGGTGAATAAACTTGCTAAAAAAGTTGAAGGGAAGTATAAGGAAGTGAAAGGCGAAATAGTGGTAGGTGCTAAAGTAAAGTTGAAGAAAAACTACCAGGTAGGAGAGGTGAAGGAAATACGCGGCAAGCGGGCTGTTGTGCAGGTGGGCATGTTACCTATGAGTGTAGAGATGAATGATCTAGTGCTGGTGGAAGAAAAAGCCGCGGAATAG